The Papaver somniferum cultivar HN1 chromosome 3, ASM357369v1, whole genome shotgun sequence genome includes a region encoding these proteins:
- the LOC113358625 gene encoding uncharacterized protein LOC113358625, with product MGLKSEERRSEEIHEEEKLAKIPKTEDDAIISSEVMKNAVEKWTCYHDMVEIVEPWVDNSTHKMSYRGYKNRRQVYEDFCIVKALHAKLKGEREAHTLTIALYEAEILHTYALKTKYKMLVRFERMLTGTTVPRLHEEWIRQKLEKRNIKKFLTKSKAT from the exons ATGGGTTTGAAAagtgaagaaagaagaagtgaagaaatccATGAGGAAGAAAAATTGGCTAAGATCCCAAAAACTGAGGATGATGCCATCATCAG CTCTGAGGTGATGAAGAATGCTGTGGAAAAATGGACTTGTTATCATGATATGGTGGAGATTGTGGAACCCTGGGTTGATAATTCAACTCATAAGATGTCATATCGTGGTTATAAAAATCGCAGACAAGTATATGAGGATTTTTGCATTGTCAAA GCGCTTCATGCTAAGCTGAAAGGTGAACGCGAAGCACATACTCTCACCATTGCACTCTATGAGGCTGAGATCTTACACACCTATGCTCTGAAGACAAAATACAAG ATGCTTGTTAGATTTGAAAGGATGTTAACTGGTACCACAGTCCCGAGACTCCATGAAGAATGGATCCGACAGAAGTTAGAGAAACGTAATATTAAGAAGTTTCTGACAAAATCAAAGGCGACCTAA